One window of Nicotiana tomentosiformis chromosome 11, ASM39032v3, whole genome shotgun sequence genomic DNA carries:
- the LOC138902080 gene encoding secreted RxLR effector protein 161-like, with amino-acid sequence MDVKTAFLNGDLEEEVYMVQPEGCVIPGQENKVYLGEVNTILGVKVIRSEDGIMLSQEHYVERLIKKFEYFNVTFVNTPFDANSQLKKNNGDPVARSKYAQIIGSLMYLMNFTRPDIAYVVCRLSRYTHNPNRDHWSALDRLIKYLRGTMNYGILYSEFPSTLEGYNDANWISDSDETKSTNGYVFTLGGGAISWKSAKQTIIARSTM; translated from the exons atggatgtcaaaactgCTTTTCtaaatggtgatttagaagaAGAAGTTTATATGGTTCAACCTGAAGGCTGTGTCATTCCTggacaagaaaataaagttt ATCTGGGTGAAGTAAATACAATATTGGGAGTTAAAGTTATAAGGAGTGAAGATGGAATAATGTTGTCACAAGAACATTATGTTGAGAGACTTATTAagaagtttgaatattttaatgtCACATTTGTGAACACTCCTTTTGATGCTAACTCTCAGTTGAAAAAGAATAACGGTGACCCAGTTGCTCGGTCTAAATATGCGCAGATTATTGGGAGTCTGATgtatttaatgaattttacaaGGCCTGATATAGCCTATGTTGTGTGTAGACTGAGTAGATATACTCATAATCCCAACAGAGATCATTGGTCTGCATTAGATAgactaataaaatatttgagaggAACCATGAATTATGGTATCCTATATAGTGAATTTCCTTCAACCTTAGAAGGGTACAATGATGCAAACTGGATCTCTGATTCAGATGAGACAAAATCCACTAATGGTTATGTATTCACCCTTGGTGGTGGTGCAATATCGTGGAAATCAGCTAAACAGACGATCATTGCTAGATCGACTATGTAA
- the LOC138902078 gene encoding uncharacterized protein yields MSAPPGTNEGQSTTRSSLFNEKYYSWWKSRIEDFLTAEDYELWTIVNQGPLTPTKKNVQNETIPKDPSEFVAADFRMMEKNANAKKILICGLGPDEYNGIFACSNAKEIWDALQTAHEGTNQVKRSMI; encoded by the coding sequence ATGAGTGCTCCACCCGGAACTAATGAAGGACAATCAACTACCAGATCATCCCTGTTCAATGAAAAATATTACAGTTGGTGGAAATCAAGAATAGAAGACTTCCTGACAGCTGAAGACTATGAACTATGGACTATAGTGAACCAAGGCCCATTGACTCCTACTAAAAAAAATGTACAAAATGAAACAATTCCTAAGGACCCCTCTGAATTTGTGGCAGCAGATTTcagaatgatggagaagaatgcaaaTGCTAAGAAAATCCTTATCTGTGGACTTGGTCCTGATGAGTACAACGGAATTTTTGCGTGCTCTAATGCAAAGGAGATATGGGATGCACTCCAAACTGCTCATGAAGGAACAAACCAAGTGAAGAGATCAATGATATAA
- the LOC138902079 gene encoding uncharacterized protein produces the protein MPDIVFSVGLCARFQANPKESHLKVVKRILRYLKRTPGMCLWYPRGYIFDLVGYADADYAGFHVDRKNTPGTTHFLGSCLVSWGTKKQNSLALSTAKHKRTKHIDIRHHFLKDNVEKENISINFYNTEDQIADIFTKALSRDHFERDRLQTSSKAKSSSKTEAKSKNVKPKSKKNVKPSSELAPTSTLSLSISSTVPTISSHVPAALTIPTSIGPSLPKPTTHAFVPTLKKPSKLTKIKATPRKSVKNVKTLFHPQIEELTIEKSAGTLEKKVDTTTAVPMVEGEGSKEPVQKEASDGLSLSWTEDKDDNEGDKEEGVEKSENEGDSGEKKESEIEDSIGEQVDDFVEEEKNSKEEGNSENEGEDREKASESEGVDEESVEENENVSEESEAL, from the exons ATGCCTGATATTGTATTCAGTGTTGGActgtgtgcaagatttcaggcaaatcccaaAGAGTCTCATCTGAAAGTTGTCAAGAGGATACTAAGATATCTCAAAAGGACTCCTGGCATGTGCCTATGGTATCCCAGAGGGTATATCTTTGATCTAGTTGGTTATGCTGATGCTGACTATGCAGGTTTTCATGTTGACAGGAAAAACACTCCAGGAACAACACATTTTCTAGGTTCTTGTCTGGTGTCTTGGGGAACAAAGAAGCAGAACTCATTGGCTTTATCCACAGCTAAG cacaagagaactaagcacattgACATTAGACATCACTTTCTCAAAGACAATGTTGAAAAAGAAAATATCTCAATTAACTTCTATAACACTGAAGATCAAATTGCTGATATTTTTACTAAAGCTCTGAGtagggatcactttgaaaggGACAGACT CCAAACCTCTTCTAAAGCCAAATCATCATCCAAGACTGAAGCCAAATCCAAGAACGTGAagcccaaatcaaagaaaaatgtcAAACCATCAAGTGAACTAGCACCAACATCTACTCTTTCTCTATCGATATCCTCCACTGTACCTACAATATCATCCCATGTTCCTGCTGCTCTCACCATCCCCACCTCAATTGGACCTTCACTTCCAAAACCAACCACCCATGCATTTGTGCCTACTTTGAAAAAACCCTCTAAGTTAACCAAGATCAAGGCTACTCCAAGAAAATCTGTCAAGAATGTCAAG ACACTCTTCCACCCACAAATCGAGGAACTCACTATAGAAAAGAGTGCAGGAACTCTTGAGAAAAAGGTAGATACCACTACTGCGGTGCCTATGGTTGAGGGGGAAGGGAGTAAAGAACCAGTGCAAAAGGAGGCATCTGATGGTCTTTCATTAAGTTGGACGGAGGATAAAGATGATAATGAGGGTGACAAGGAAGAAGGAGTT GAAAAGAGTGAGAATGAGGGAGATTCTGGTGAAAAGAAGGAGAGTGAGATAGAAGATAGTATAGGTGAACAAGTGGATGATTTTGTAGAAGAAGAAAAGAATAGTAAAGAAGAGGGTAATTCTGAGAATGAAGGTGAGGATCGAGAAAAGGCAAGTGAGAGTGAAGGAGTGGATGAAGAAAGTGTGGAAGAGAATGAGAATGTGAGTGAGGAATCTGAGGCTCTATGA
- the LOC104113551 gene encoding LOW QUALITY PROTEIN: phospholipase A1-Igamma3, chloroplastic (The sequence of the model RefSeq protein was modified relative to this genomic sequence to represent the inferred CDS: inserted 2 bases in 1 codon; deleted 1 base in 1 codon), with amino-acid sequence MASFQLSLTNSKHKRNHTFREVFPLYNKFKAKNLSFSSKKLSPKLSSDLSLKPSSLSSLAPKNTKIQQYEEEKKPLYEIWREIQGCNNWEGLLDPMNSNLRKEIIRYGEFAQSCYDSFDYDPHSKYCGTCKYQPSHFFEKLNMVKKGYKMRRYLYATSNINLPNFFQKSKXIVWFEHANWMGYVAVATDPDEIKRLGRRDIVVAWRGTVTYLEWIHDLKDILHPAHFRDDPNIKIESGFFDLYTQNEKNCHYCSFSAREQILAEINRLIEKYEGEELSITITGHSLGAALALLSAYDIAEMKLNILHNGKSMIKRIPITVFSFAGPRVGNLKFKERCEVLGIRVLRVINVHDKVPKVPGIITNEKFQFQKQLEETISFPWSYAHVGVEFALDHHHSPFLKPNGDLGCAHNLEAHLHFVDGYHGKDRAFCSATGRDVALVNKDSNFLKEDYGVPPLWWQDENKGMVRTPDGRWVLPERPIIEAHPPDTAHHFQQVLKLARERLHLP; translated from the exons ATGGCTTCCTTTCAATTATCTCTCACCAATTCCAAACACAAAAGAAACCATACTTTTCGAGAAGTTTTTCCATTATACAACAAATTCAAAGCTAAAAACCTCTCTTTCTCAAGCaaaaaactttcaccaaaattatCAAGTGATCTTTCTTTAAAACCTTCATCTCTTTCTAGTTTAGCACCTAAGAATACTAAAATCCAACAATATGAAGAAGAGAAAAAACCCCTTTATGAAATATGGAGAGAAATCCAAGGGTGCAATAATTGGGAAGGTTTACTTGACCCTATGAACTCTAATCTAAGAAAAGAAATCATTCGTTATGGTGAATTTGCCCAATCTTGTTATGACTCATTTGACTATGATCCTCATTCTAAGTATTGTGGTACTTGCAAATATCAACCATCACATTTCTTTGAGAAACTCAACATGGTGAAAAAAGGGTATAAAATGAGGAGATATCTATATGCAACTTCAAATATTAATTTGCCAAATTTCTTTCAGAAGTCGAA AATAGTATGGTTTGAACACGCGAATTGGATGGGATATGTAGCCGTAGCCACAGAT CCCGACGAAATTAAGCGCCTAGGGCGCCGTGACATTGTTGTTGCATGGCGTGGCACGGTCACGTACTTAGAATGGATCCATGACCTCAAGGATATTTTGCACCCGGCTCATTTTCGCGATGATCCTAACATCAAGATCGAGTCAGGGTTCTTCGATTTGTACACTCAGAACGAAAAAAATTGTCACTATTGTTCATTTTCGGCTCGTGAACAAATTTTAGCCGAGATTAATCGATTAATCGAGAAGTATGAAGGTGAAGAGCTAAGTATTACAATTACAGGGCATAGTCTTGGTGCAGCACTGGCTTTGTTAAGTGCTTATGATATAGCTGAGATGAAATTGAACATTTTACATAATGGTAAGTCTATGATTAAAAGAATTCCTATTACTGTTTTCTCATTTGCTGGCCCTAGGGTTGGaaatcttaaatttaaagaaAGATGTGAAGTGCTAGGAATTAGGGTTTTGAGAGTGATAAATGTGCATGATAAGGTGCCAAAAGTGCCTGGAATTATTACAAATGAGAAATTTCAATTTCAAAAGCAATTGGAAGAGACTATTTCATTTCCATGGAGTTATGCTCATGTTGGGGTGGAATTTGCATTGGACCATCATCATTCTCCTTTTCTCAAGCCCAATGGTGATTTGGGCTGTGCACATAATCTTGAGGCCCATTTACACTTCGTCGATGGCTACCACGGGAAGGACCGCGCGTTTTGCTCTGCCACTGGGAGGGACGTCGCTCTCGTCAATAAGGACTCTAATTTCTTGAAGGAGGACTATGGCGTGCCGCCGTTGTGGTGGCAAGATGAGAATAAAGGCATGGTGAGGACTCCCGACGGGCGGTGGGTGTTGCCGGAGAGGCCCATAATTGAGGCCCATCCACCCGATACAGCCCATCATTTTCAGCAAGTCCTTAAACTTGCTAGGGAAAGATTACATTTACCTTAG